A genomic segment from Bradyrhizobium sp. ISRA430 encodes:
- a CDS encoding TRAP transporter large permease, giving the protein MTPLIVLALLFALLALGTPVGFAMAFAGSVGLVMVGGFATLSGILQTAPLSTVSSYELITIPMFLLMADLVLLSGVADDLFKTASAWVGRVPGGLGMATALAGAGFGAICGTSTASAATLSSTSLPAMIRQGYEPKMAAGVVAISGTLSMLLPTSVALVIFGLLAEVNIGKLLISGIIPAILVTITIMATIYFLVWQDPSRAPAAKSVPWREKFALLWQVSPMVVLFSIVTGTIYLGVATPTEASAFGAFGAFLLAIVKGKITPSSLYKTLLRACHGTCMIIMILVGASIFGYFFTLTHVTQDLVAWIGSLPTSRWVIITLILCGYIVLGSFMDQIAILVLTVPIVLPLIKTLGFDPIWFGVIKIVTAEVGMITPPVGLNCFIVARYAKRPVAEVFHGTFPHFIAHLIAIAILVAFPSIILWLPSQMGR; this is encoded by the coding sequence ATGACTCCTCTCATCGTTCTCGCCCTTCTCTTTGCCCTGCTCGCACTCGGCACGCCCGTCGGCTTCGCGATGGCCTTTGCCGGCTCGGTCGGCCTCGTCATGGTCGGCGGCTTTGCGACGCTGTCAGGCATCCTGCAGACGGCTCCGCTCTCGACCGTCTCGTCTTACGAGCTGATCACCATCCCGATGTTCCTGCTGATGGCCGACCTCGTGCTGCTGTCGGGTGTCGCGGATGATCTGTTCAAGACGGCATCGGCCTGGGTCGGCCGCGTTCCGGGCGGGCTCGGCATGGCGACGGCGCTCGCCGGCGCCGGCTTTGGCGCGATCTGCGGCACCTCGACGGCATCAGCGGCGACGCTGTCCTCGACCAGCCTCCCCGCGATGATCCGCCAGGGTTACGAGCCGAAGATGGCGGCCGGTGTCGTCGCCATCTCCGGCACGCTGTCGATGCTGCTTCCGACCAGCGTGGCGCTCGTCATCTTCGGCCTGCTCGCCGAGGTGAACATCGGCAAGCTCCTGATCAGCGGCATCATCCCGGCGATCCTCGTCACCATCACCATCATGGCCACGATCTATTTCCTGGTCTGGCAGGATCCCTCGCGCGCGCCCGCCGCCAAGTCGGTGCCATGGCGCGAGAAGTTCGCGCTGCTGTGGCAGGTCTCGCCGATGGTTGTGCTGTTCTCGATCGTGACAGGCACGATCTATCTCGGCGTTGCGACGCCGACGGAGGCCTCGGCCTTCGGCGCGTTCGGCGCCTTCCTGCTCGCGATCGTCAAGGGCAAGATCACGCCGTCGTCCCTCTACAAGACGCTGTTGCGCGCCTGCCACGGCACCTGCATGATCATCATGATCCTGGTCGGCGCCTCGATCTTCGGCTACTTCTTCACGCTCACCCACGTCACGCAGGACCTCGTCGCCTGGATCGGTAGCTTGCCGACCTCGCGCTGGGTGATCATCACGCTGATCCTGTGCGGCTATATCGTGCTCGGCTCCTTCATGGACCAGATCGCGATCCTGGTGCTGACCGTGCCGATCGTGCTGCCGCTGATCAAGACGCTCGGCTTCGATCCGATCTGGTTCGGCGTCATCAAGATCGTCACCGCCGAGGTCGGCATGATCACGCCGCCGGTCGGGCTGAACTGCTTCATCGTCGCCCGCTATGCCAAGCGGCCCGTGGCGGAGGTGTTCCATGGCACCTTCCCGCACTTCATCGCGCACCTGATCGCGATCGCGATCCTGGTGGCGTTTCCCTCGATCATTCTCTGGCTGCCCTCGCAGATGGGACGCTAG
- a CDS encoding TRAP transporter small permease produces the protein MIKRAADVLGALERALTVIAVVFLFVIMVLVVTDVFMRYALNRPFSFTYDLIGLYLLAGVFFFTLSDALREHAHVGVDILLSRFSPAGRRLSEIITALTGLFVFVLICKVGFERALENYEQHDVLSGAIPWPTWISAALVPFGCGVLVLRLALQLVGNFLSLVSGRDLYPLPPVTGVGEARTFE, from the coding sequence GTGATCAAGCGGGCAGCAGATGTGCTCGGCGCGCTGGAACGCGCGCTGACGGTGATCGCGGTGGTGTTCCTGTTCGTGATCATGGTGCTTGTCGTGACCGACGTGTTCATGCGCTACGCGCTGAACCGCCCGTTCTCCTTCACCTATGACCTGATCGGGCTCTATCTCCTCGCTGGCGTGTTCTTTTTCACGCTGTCGGACGCCCTGCGTGAACATGCTCATGTCGGCGTCGACATCCTCCTGTCGCGCTTCTCGCCGGCGGGGCGGCGGCTGTCCGAGATCATCACCGCACTGACCGGCCTGTTCGTGTTCGTCCTGATCTGCAAGGTCGGCTTCGAGCGCGCGCTCGAGAACTATGAGCAGCACGACGTTCTCTCGGGCGCGATTCCCTGGCCGACCTGGATCTCGGCGGCGCTGGTGCCGTTTGGCTGTGGCGTGCTGGTGCTGCGGCTCGCGCTGCAGCTCGTCGGCAATTTTCTGAGCCTCGTCAGCGGCCGCGATCTCTATCCGCTGCCGCCGGTCACGGGCGTCGGCGAAGCGCGAACCTTTGAATAG
- the dctP gene encoding TRAP transporter substrate-binding protein DctP produces the protein MKKKLAWAVSALALSLPVSTMSAKALELKVADSFPAGHYLVRLMLKPWMDDVTKRTNGAVTFTYYPNQQIGKAADMLRLTQSGVVDIGYIGPSYVSDKMPLSEVAQLPGAFETSCQGTLAYWKTAREGVLAKQEYAPNKIKLLMAVVLPPYQVWTAKAKVEATKDMQGLKLRTTGGAQDLTLRALSAVPVRMAAPDAYESLSRGTMDGLLFPMESVVAYGLDKLVKHATEGVSFGSFIVAYSINQSVWDKLPDDVKKAMNEASEAIEPTACAQVDKETDATKKHLQDEGVSFDPLPEAKRAEMRDKLKGVGQEWASGLDSRGKQASAALKEFDGLLASGDKKN, from the coding sequence ATGAAGAAGAAATTGGCCTGGGCTGTTTCGGCGCTCGCACTGTCGCTGCCGGTCTCGACGATGTCGGCGAAGGCGCTGGAGCTGAAAGTCGCCGACTCCTTCCCGGCCGGCCACTATCTCGTCCGCCTGATGCTCAAGCCGTGGATGGACGACGTTACCAAGCGCACCAACGGCGCGGTGACCTTCACCTATTATCCGAACCAGCAGATCGGCAAGGCCGCCGACATGCTGCGGCTGACCCAGTCCGGCGTTGTCGATATCGGCTACATCGGCCCGTCCTATGTCTCGGACAAGATGCCGCTGTCGGAAGTCGCGCAATTGCCGGGTGCGTTCGAGACGAGCTGCCAGGGCACGCTGGCCTACTGGAAGACGGCCCGCGAAGGCGTGCTGGCCAAGCAGGAATATGCGCCGAACAAGATCAAGCTGCTGATGGCCGTGGTGCTGCCGCCCTATCAGGTATGGACCGCCAAGGCGAAGGTCGAGGCGACGAAGGACATGCAGGGCCTGAAGCTGCGCACCACCGGCGGCGCGCAGGACCTGACGCTGCGTGCGCTCAGCGCCGTTCCGGTGCGCATGGCCGCGCCCGATGCCTATGAGTCACTATCGCGCGGCACGATGGATGGTCTGCTCTTTCCGATGGAGAGCGTCGTCGCCTACGGCCTCGACAAGCTGGTCAAGCATGCGACCGAGGGCGTCAGCTTCGGCAGCTTCATCGTCGCCTACTCCATCAACCAGTCGGTCTGGGACAAGCTGCCGGACGACGTGAAGAAGGCGATGAACGAGGCCTCCGAAGCGATCGAGCCGACCGCCTGCGCCCAGGTCGACAAGGAAACGGACGCGACCAAGAAGCACCTCCAGGATGAGGGCGTCAGCTTCGATCCGCTGCCTGAGGCGAAGCGCGCCGAGATGAGGGACAAGCTGAAGGGCGTCGGCCAGGAATGGGCGAGCGGTCTCGACAGCCGTGGCAAGCAGGCCTCCGCCGCGCTGAAGGAGTTCGACGGCTTGCTCGCTTCCGGCGACAAGAAGAACTGA
- a CDS encoding CoA transferase translates to MGPLAGITILDLTSVLMGPYGTQVLADMGADVIKVESPEGDIVRQIGPGRTPGMGGMFHNANRGKRSIVLDLKKPEGRDALLRLARRANALVYNVRPQAMARLGLDYETLAANNPALVYVGAFGYGQSGPYAAKPAYDDLIQGAATVPTLLAAAGDGTPRYVPVTIADRIVGLMMVNAIMGGLLHQQRTGVGQRIDVPMFESMAEFVLVDHLGGLTYDPPLDHGGYARLLSRYRRPYQTSDGYLCVLIYNDKHWRSFFEAIGRPEFLQQPRFANHAARTKHIDEIYEEIGHIFLTRTSAAWRELLERADIPVMPMHTLETILDDPHLKAVDFFTTVDHPAEGRIRQMRVPSTWSVTQPEPAGPAPMLGQHGRDILHEAGFSADEIKQLAEQKAVHLAAPP, encoded by the coding sequence ATGGGACCGCTTGCCGGCATCACCATTCTCGACCTGACCAGCGTGCTGATGGGGCCCTACGGCACCCAGGTGCTGGCGGACATGGGCGCTGACGTGATCAAGGTCGAAAGTCCCGAGGGCGACATCGTTCGCCAGATAGGTCCCGGCCGCACGCCCGGCATGGGCGGGATGTTCCACAACGCCAATCGCGGCAAGCGCAGCATCGTGCTCGATCTCAAGAAGCCGGAAGGGCGCGATGCGCTGCTGCGGCTCGCCAGGCGCGCCAACGCGCTCGTCTATAACGTGCGCCCGCAGGCGATGGCCCGGCTCGGCCTCGATTACGAAACGCTCGCCGCGAACAATCCCGCCCTCGTCTATGTCGGCGCGTTCGGCTACGGCCAGTCCGGCCCCTATGCGGCAAAGCCCGCCTACGACGACCTGATCCAGGGTGCGGCCACCGTCCCGACGCTGCTCGCCGCTGCCGGCGACGGCACGCCGCGTTACGTTCCCGTCACCATCGCCGACCGCATCGTCGGCCTGATGATGGTCAACGCGATCATGGGCGGGCTGTTGCACCAGCAGCGCACCGGCGTCGGCCAGCGCATCGACGTGCCGATGTTCGAATCGATGGCCGAGTTCGTGCTGGTCGATCATCTCGGCGGCCTCACCTACGATCCGCCGCTCGACCATGGCGGCTATGCCCGCCTGCTCTCGCGCTATCGCCGCCCCTACCAGACCAGCGACGGCTATCTCTGCGTGCTCATCTACAACGACAAGCACTGGCGCAGCTTCTTCGAGGCGATCGGACGGCCGGAATTTTTGCAGCAGCCGCGCTTTGCCAACCACGCCGCGCGCACCAAGCACATAGACGAGATCTACGAGGAGATCGGCCACATCTTCCTCACCCGCACGAGCGCGGCGTGGCGCGAGCTTCTGGAGCGCGCCGACATTCCGGTGATGCCGATGCATACGCTGGAGACGATTTTGGACGATCCCCATCTCAAAGCGGTCGACTTCTTCACGACAGTGGATCATCCCGCGGAAGGCCGCATCCGCCAGATGCGCGTGCCCTCCACCTGGAGCGTCACGCAGCCGGAGCCGGCCGGCCCCGCGCCGATGCTCGGCCAGCACGGCCGCGACATTTTGCACGAAGCCGGCTTCTCGGCGGACGAGATCAAGCAACTCGCAGAGCAAAAAGCAGTTCACCTAGCGGCGCCGCCTTAA
- a CDS encoding CoA ester lyase: MRSMLFVPGDSPRKFEKASEGNADALIIDLEDSVVTEKKDEARTLTLEMLKGRRGPHQLYVRVNALDTGMTLADLAAVMPGVPDGIVLPKSRGGDDVRQVATWLEAFEAAAGTTVGSTRIVCVATETAASIFGLGTYKDCSPRLAGLMWGAEDLSASLGATEKASGGVFHSPYRLARDLCLMAAAAAEVAPIDTVYTDIDNLTGLEQETRAARRDGFSAKALIHPKHVDIVNAAFEPTEAERTWAERVIAAFASNPNSGTLRLDGMMIDKPHLRAAKKILGQS, translated from the coding sequence ATGCGTTCGATGCTGTTCGTGCCGGGGGATTCCCCGCGCAAATTCGAGAAGGCGAGCGAGGGCAACGCCGACGCGCTGATCATCGACCTCGAGGACTCCGTCGTCACCGAGAAGAAAGACGAGGCGCGCACGCTGACGCTTGAGATGCTGAAGGGCCGGCGCGGCCCGCACCAGCTCTATGTCCGCGTCAATGCACTCGACACCGGCATGACGCTCGCGGATCTCGCCGCGGTGATGCCGGGGGTGCCCGACGGCATCGTGCTGCCAAAATCGCGCGGCGGCGACGACGTACGCCAGGTCGCGACCTGGCTCGAAGCCTTCGAGGCGGCGGCCGGCACCACAGTCGGCTCGACCCGAATCGTCTGTGTCGCAACCGAAACCGCCGCATCGATCTTCGGGCTTGGCACCTACAAGGACTGCTCCCCGCGCCTCGCCGGATTGATGTGGGGCGCGGAAGACCTGTCCGCCTCGCTCGGCGCCACCGAGAAGGCCTCGGGCGGCGTCTTCCACAGCCCCTATCGCCTCGCGCGCGACTTGTGTCTGATGGCGGCGGCAGCGGCCGAGGTCGCGCCGATCGACACTGTCTATACCGACATCGACAATCTCACAGGACTCGAGCAGGAAACACGCGCCGCGCGGCGCGACGGCTTCTCCGCAAAGGCGCTGATCCACCCCAAGCATGTCGACATCGTCAATGCGGCATTCGAGCCGACCGAAGCCGAGCGCACCTGGGCGGAGAGGGTGATTGCGGCGTTCGCGAGCAATCCGAACTCCGGCACGCTGCGCCTCGATGGCATGATGATCGACAAGCCGCATCTTCGCGCCGCGAAGAAGATCCTCGGTCAGTCATAG
- a CDS encoding IclR family transcriptional regulator: MIVRQAANVLEIMEFFAQVRKPATLAEIADHFGWPRSSTFNLLATLSEKGYLYEPRPRAGFYPTPRWLAMARMISEVEPLPPWTHTLVADLSAETGETASIVAPAGVMAVFIDVVESKAAIRYFATIGHRVPIHATASGRALLLQYSQEERDSVYRKIEFKQYGPSTPISIEAVEAELRNSIERGYCQSFGDYSRDLAGAAIPLPIGDRRLSVVVAGPEFRIGPKVGEVAALIARTVDRLRPKTTAA; this comes from the coding sequence ATGATCGTTCGCCAAGCCGCAAACGTCCTGGAGATCATGGAGTTCTTCGCGCAAGTGAGGAAACCGGCGACGCTTGCGGAGATCGCAGATCATTTCGGCTGGCCGCGTTCATCGACCTTCAACCTGCTCGCGACGCTGTCGGAGAAGGGCTATCTCTATGAGCCGCGGCCGCGCGCCGGCTTCTATCCGACGCCGCGGTGGCTGGCGATGGCGCGCATGATCTCGGAGGTCGAGCCGCTACCGCCCTGGACGCATACGCTGGTCGCCGATCTCTCCGCGGAGACCGGCGAGACCGCCTCGATCGTGGCGCCGGCCGGCGTGATGGCGGTGTTCATCGACGTCGTCGAGTCCAAGGCGGCGATCCGCTATTTCGCGACCATCGGCCACCGCGTGCCGATCCACGCCACGGCCAGCGGCCGTGCATTGTTGTTGCAGTACTCGCAGGAGGAGCGCGACTCGGTCTATCGCAAGATCGAATTCAAACAGTACGGCCCGTCGACGCCGATCAGCATCGAGGCGGTGGAAGCGGAGCTGCGCAACTCGATCGAACGTGGCTATTGCCAAAGTTTTGGCGATTACAGCCGCGACCTCGCGGGCGCCGCGATTCCGCTGCCGATCGGCGACCGCCGCCTCTCCGTCGTCGTCGCTGGCCCCGAATTCCGGATCGGCCCGAAGGTCGGCGAAGTCGCCGCGCTGATTGCGCGGACGGTCGATCGGCTGCGGCCGAAGACCACCGCGGCTTAG
- a CDS encoding fumarylacetoacetate hydrolase family protein codes for MTKTSRRNLLTAAAAMTAAGIAEAAPAAAQAGPKPIFPVPMVAIPIVGETSVFQVRRIYCIGRNYAAHAIERGSDPNREPPFFFQKPTDAIQNVAIGQVADHPYPSLTKNYHHEVELVAALKSGGTNIPPEKALDHVYGYALGLDMTRRDLQNGMAAEKKPWEIGKSFDHAAVIGPIHPVSKTGHFEKGAISLAVNGTVRQSSDLSKMIWSVAEQISKLSEAFELKAGDIIYSGTPENVGPVVKGDVLLCKLEGLPDMSIKIV; via the coding sequence ATGACAAAGACCTCTCGACGCAACCTGCTCACTGCCGCAGCCGCGATGACCGCGGCGGGCATCGCCGAAGCGGCACCAGCCGCGGCGCAGGCCGGGCCGAAGCCGATCTTCCCGGTGCCGATGGTCGCGATCCCGATCGTCGGCGAGACAAGTGTGTTCCAGGTCCGCCGCATCTACTGCATCGGGCGCAACTATGCGGCGCATGCGATCGAGCGCGGCTCGGATCCGAACCGCGAGCCGCCCTTCTTCTTCCAGAAGCCGACCGACGCGATCCAGAACGTCGCGATCGGCCAGGTTGCCGATCATCCTTATCCGTCGCTGACCAAGAATTATCATCACGAGGTCGAGCTGGTCGCCGCACTGAAGTCCGGTGGCACCAACATTCCGCCGGAGAAGGCGCTCGACCATGTCTACGGTTACGCGCTCGGCCTCGATATGACCCGGCGCGATCTCCAGAACGGCATGGCCGCGGAGAAGAAGCCTTGGGAGATCGGCAAGAGCTTTGACCATGCCGCGGTGATCGGCCCGATTCATCCGGTGAGCAAGACCGGCCATTTCGAGAAAGGCGCGATTTCGCTGGCGGTGAACGGGACCGTGCGGCAGAGCTCGGATCTCAGCAAGATGATCTGGAGCGTCGCCGAGCAGATTTCGAAGCTCTCGGAAGCCTTCGAGCTCAAGGCCGGCGATATCATCTATTCCGGCACGCCGGAAAACGTCGGCCCCGTCGTGAAGGGCGACGTGCTCCTGTGCAAGCTCGAGGGCCTGCCGGACATGTCGATCAAGATCGTCTAA
- a CDS encoding carboxypeptidase-like regulatory domain-containing protein, whose product MSLRRMLAGYLGATALLHAGAAMAATVEISANDIGGQVTSDKGAEAGVWVIAETRDLPTKYAKVVVTDDQGRFVIPDLPAANYKVWVRGYGLQDTAQQDARPGKVMDFKAAQASPKQDAQNYPGMYWYSLLDIPRPEEFPGTGDKGNKMPETMKSQAQWVDTVKNMCQSCHALGTRGIREIPKAFTEGYDSHTAWAMRTQAGQAQEYMATVLASMGPEKVYDLFSKWTDRIAAGELPFDKPERPKGIERNVVFTMWDWAAPTRYQHDAISTDKRNPRVNANGLIYGSSEESSDLVPTLDPVKNVAGTIKHPYLDPNTPSSTDAPRGPSAYWGDEPIWDGHTSIHNVMMDEQGKVWFTARLRPPANPDYCKQGSDLPSAKVAPQATSLRQLSRFDPATGKWDLINTCFTTHHLYFDDDANQTLWTSSGGPGLGGGIVGWLNTKQYRETLDDVKSQGWTPLIIDTNGNGKRDAYVEHKDPVDPTKDKRIAASFYGIMPSPVDDTIWGQAMDRGFSRIDQPGYIVRVTPGPDPANTALAEVYQPPEGTFGPRGLDIGLDGVVWTVLSSGHLARFDRKLCKGPLNGPTTADGKQCPEGWKTWRMPGPQFRGLDAGGSANHAYYVWVDRYNTFGLGANVPIASANGSESLLALVNDQFVNMRNPYPLGFFTKNVDGRIDDPDTGWKGRGLWTTTGTRASFHGEGGKEASPKVYKVQMRPNPLAH is encoded by the coding sequence ATGAGCTTGAGGCGAATGCTTGCCGGCTATCTCGGCGCGACGGCGCTGTTGCATGCCGGTGCCGCGATGGCGGCGACTGTCGAGATATCCGCCAATGACATCGGCGGGCAGGTGACCAGCGACAAGGGCGCGGAGGCCGGGGTCTGGGTGATTGCCGAGACCAGGGACCTGCCAACCAAATACGCGAAGGTGGTGGTCACCGACGATCAGGGCCGGTTCGTCATCCCGGACCTTCCCGCGGCCAACTACAAGGTCTGGGTCCGCGGCTACGGCCTGCAAGACACGGCGCAGCAGGACGCTCGTCCAGGCAAGGTGATGGACTTCAAGGCCGCCCAGGCCTCGCCCAAGCAGGACGCACAGAACTATCCCGGCATGTATTGGTATTCGCTGCTCGACATCCCCAGGCCCGAGGAGTTTCCGGGCACCGGCGACAAGGGCAACAAGATGCCGGAGACCATGAAGTCGCAGGCCCAGTGGGTCGATACGGTCAAGAACATGTGCCAATCCTGCCACGCGCTCGGCACGCGCGGCATCCGCGAAATCCCGAAGGCGTTCACCGAGGGCTATGACTCCCACACCGCATGGGCGATGCGCACCCAGGCCGGCCAGGCGCAGGAATACATGGCGACGGTGCTGGCCAGCATGGGCCCGGAGAAGGTCTATGATCTCTTTTCGAAATGGACCGACCGTATTGCGGCCGGCGAATTGCCGTTCGACAAGCCCGAGCGGCCTAAGGGCATCGAGCGCAATGTCGTCTTCACGATGTGGGACTGGGCCGCGCCGACGCGCTATCAGCACGATGCGATCTCGACCGACAAGCGCAACCCGCGCGTCAACGCCAATGGCCTGATCTACGGATCGTCGGAAGAGAGCTCCGATCTCGTGCCGACGCTCGATCCCGTGAAGAACGTCGCCGGCACCATCAAGCATCCCTATCTCGATCCGAACACGCCATCGTCGACCGATGCCCCGCGCGGACCCTCGGCCTATTGGGGGGACGAACCGATCTGGGATGGCCACACCAGCATCCATAACGTCATGATGGACGAGCAGGGCAAGGTCTGGTTCACCGCGCGTCTGCGTCCGCCGGCCAATCCCGACTACTGCAAGCAGGGATCGGATCTGCCGTCGGCGAAGGTGGCGCCGCAAGCGACATCATTGCGCCAATTGTCGCGCTTCGATCCCGCGACGGGCAAATGGGACCTGATCAACACCTGCTTCACGACCCATCACCTCTATTTCGACGACGATGCCAACCAGACATTGTGGACCAGCTCCGGCGGTCCCGGCCTCGGCGGCGGCATCGTCGGCTGGCTCAACACCAAACAATATCGTGAGACTCTCGACGACGTGAAATCGCAGGGCTGGACGCCGCTGATCATCGACACCAATGGCAATGGCAAGCGCGATGCCTATGTCGAGCACAAGGATCCCGTCGATCCGACCAAGGACAAGCGCATCGCCGCATCCTTCTACGGCATCATGCCGAGCCCGGTCGACGATACGATCTGGGGCCAGGCGATGGACCGCGGTTTCTCCCGCATCGATCAGCCCGGCTACATCGTTCGCGTGACGCCCGGACCCGACCCGGCCAACACCGCACTGGCCGAAGTGTATCAGCCGCCGGAGGGCACGTTCGGTCCGCGCGGCCTCGACATCGGGCTGGACGGCGTGGTGTGGACGGTGTTGTCCAGCGGACATCTCGCACGCTTCGATCGCAAGCTGTGCAAAGGTCCGCTGAACGGACCGACGACGGCCGACGGCAAGCAGTGTCCGGAGGGGTGGAAGACCTGGCGCATGCCCGGACCGCAGTTCAGGGGACTCGATGCCGGCGGCAGTGCCAACCACGCCTATTATGTCTGGGTGGATCGGTACAACACGTTCGGACTCGGCGCCAACGTGCCGATCGCAAGCGCCAACGGCAGCGAGTCGCTGCTCGCACTGGTCAACGACCAGTTCGTGAACATGCGCAATCCATATCCGCTCGGCTTCTTCACCAAGAATGTCGATGGCCGGATCGATGATCCCGACACCGGCTGGAAAGGCCGCGGCTTGTGGACCACGACGGGAACGCGCGCCAGTTTCCACGGAGAGGGCGGCAAGGAGGCCTCGCCCAAAGTCTACAAGGTGCAGATGCGGCCAAATCCATTGGCCCATTGA
- a CDS encoding MmgE/PrpD family protein, translated as MPTDRRTLLQAAAALPLATASANAALAQAPVAAPAAAPPKEVTRRLAHYLVTASYDDLPANVRKEGVRTLLNWVGVAIGGSRHETVDIAVAALGPFSGPQQASLFGRRERFDIMNAAFINGVSSHIFDYDDTHLKTIIHPAGPVASAILAISEMQAVSGKEFLNALVLGVETECRIGNSVYPNHYDVGWHITGTAGVFGSVAAVGKLLKLNEQQMTWALGLAASQPVGLRESFGSMNKSFNPGRAAANGIFAAILASKNFTSSGAMIEAKRGWANTISTKQDYGEILGDLGKRYEAALNTYKPFACGIVLHPAIDAAIQLRNQNKLTADQIERVDLKVHPLVLELTGKKTPHQGLEGKFSVYHAVAVAIVEGAGGEKQFSDRAVTDPTVVALRDQVIPVITPGIKPEQVDLTIVLKDGRKLNRYIEHAIGSFEVPMTDKQLETKFSDLADGILPAAATRRIMDACWNLEHLPNAADIAKMSVPA; from the coding sequence ATGCCAACTGATCGCAGGACCCTGCTGCAGGCCGCCGCCGCGCTGCCGCTCGCCACGGCCAGCGCCAATGCCGCTCTCGCGCAAGCCCCGGTCGCGGCGCCAGCGGCAGCGCCGCCCAAAGAGGTCACGCGCAGGCTCGCGCATTATCTCGTCACGGCGAGCTATGACGATCTGCCGGCAAACGTCCGGAAGGAAGGCGTCCGCACACTGTTGAACTGGGTTGGCGTCGCGATCGGCGGATCGCGTCACGAGACGGTCGACATCGCGGTCGCGGCGCTCGGTCCGTTCTCGGGTCCGCAGCAGGCCTCCCTGTTCGGGCGGCGCGAGCGATTCGACATCATGAACGCGGCCTTCATCAACGGCGTGTCGAGCCACATCTTCGACTATGACGACACCCATCTGAAGACGATCATCCATCCCGCCGGTCCGGTCGCCTCGGCGATCCTCGCGATATCGGAGATGCAAGCCGTCTCGGGCAAGGAGTTCCTGAACGCGCTCGTGCTCGGCGTCGAGACCGAGTGCCGGATCGGCAACTCGGTCTACCCGAACCACTACGATGTCGGCTGGCACATCACCGGCACAGCGGGCGTGTTCGGTTCAGTTGCCGCGGTGGGCAAGCTGCTCAAGCTGAACGAGCAGCAGATGACCTGGGCGCTCGGCCTTGCGGCGTCCCAGCCGGTGGGTCTGCGCGAATCCTTCGGCTCGATGAACAAGAGCTTCAATCCTGGCCGCGCCGCTGCGAACGGCATCTTCGCGGCGATCCTGGCGTCGAAGAATTTCACCTCGTCAGGCGCGATGATCGAGGCCAAGCGCGGCTGGGCCAACACGATCAGCACCAAGCAGGACTATGGCGAGATCCTGGGCGACCTCGGCAAGCGCTACGAGGCCGCACTCAATACCTACAAGCCGTTCGCCTGCGGAATCGTCTTGCATCCGGCGATCGACGCCGCGATCCAGCTTCGCAACCAGAACAAGCTGACCGCCGATCAGATCGAGCGTGTCGATTTGAAGGTCCATCCGCTCGTGCTCGAGCTCACCGGCAAGAAGACGCCGCATCAAGGCCTCGAGGGCAAGTTCAGCGTCTATCACGCGGTCGCGGTTGCGATCGTCGAGGGCGCCGGCGGCGAGAAGCAATTCAGCGACCGTGCCGTGACGGATCCGACCGTGGTCGCGCTGCGTGACCAGGTGATTCCGGTCATTACCCCTGGCATCAAGCCGGAGCAGGTCGACTTGACAATCGTGCTCAAGGACGGGCGCAAGCTGAACCGCTATATCGAACACGCGATCGGCAGCTTCGAGGTGCCGATGACCGACAAGCAGCTCGAGACCAAGTTCTCCGACCTTGCCGACGGCATCCTTCCGGCCGCGGCGACCCGGCGGATCATGGATGCCTGCTGGAATCTCGAGCATCTGCCGAATGCGGCTGATATCGCAAAGATGTCGGTCCCGGCCTGA